The following are encoded together in the Microtus pennsylvanicus isolate mMicPen1 chromosome 8, mMicPen1.hap1, whole genome shotgun sequence genome:
- the LOC142855414 gene encoding large ribosomal subunit protein bL27m translates to MASAVLALRTRAEALFSPKTAAALAVRYASKKTGGSSKNLGGKSRGKHYGIKKIEGHYVHAGNILGTQRQFRWHPGAHVGLGRNKCLYALEEGIVRYTKDVYVPNPNNSEAVNLVTSLPKGAVLYKTFVHVVPAKPEGTFKLVAML, encoded by the coding sequence ATGGCGTCTGCAGTGCTTGCCCTGAGGACTAGGGCAGAAGCCCTTTTCAGCCCCAAGACAGCTGCAGCTCTTGCAGTCAGATATGCGTCCAAGAAGACAGGTGGCAGCTCCAAGAACCTGGGCGGGAAATCACGAGGCAAACACTATGGCATCAAGAAAATAGAAGGTCACTATGTTCATGCTGGGAACATCCTTGGCACTCAGCGGCAGTTTCGATGGCACCCAGGCGCCCATGTGGGACTTGGAAGGAACAAGTGCCTCTATGCCCTGGAGGAGGGGATAGTCCGCTACACCAAAGATGTCTACGTGCCCAATCCCAACAACTCGGAAGCTGTGAATCTGGTCACCAGTCTGCCCAAGGGGGCTGTGCTCTACAAGACTTTTGTCCACGTGGTTCCTGCCAAACCTGAGGGGACCTTCAAACTGGTAGCCATGCTTTGA